Proteins encoded in a region of the Streptomyces rubradiris genome:
- a CDS encoding lantibiotic dehydratase, with protein MTWVRAVWSDPALAEAVRHASPDLAAKVEALCASRAPSGRDVRRTGLSLARYLLRAGHRATPFGLFAGVTTATFGDRTDAVWGADHVVVARAGAEWLSRLVEQLEKSGELLPLLSVVVNGTAFVRDGHLIVPYQDDGRRAVEASIELSAPVRSVLAAAGTPIRFEDLAEKLGAEFPGVVPERVHGLLAGLIRRRVLITNLQAPATETDALGCVLAQLDAAGASGLAPLAGTVRDLRAVHAALAKCASADDREAVAARMRRLVPGLRRHPLALDLRLDACLRLTDEVAREVERAATVLTRLSARPYGGRGLGEYHQRFYERYGIGTMVPLLDVVADSGIGYPDGYPGAPAGARRRRISPRDDVLVRLAQAAALDGHDEVVLTDEIVDALDVGPKDPRVPPHLEIGVRLHATSVEEVQRGRFTVEVTSVSRGAGVSTGRFTSVLDSAARKALVRELADLPTADFGTDPAQLSFPPLLADAAHVTRTPRVLPLLISLQEHRPPAPDVLTPADLAVACDGRRMYLAAPALGRRIEAVGMHALNLTEHTPPLARLLTELSRGQCAQVTIFDWGVTATAPFLPRLRYGRIVLSPARWRLEAADLPGRDCPTAEWNLALGEWRSRRRLPQHVQLVQGDRLFPLDLAQAAHRSLLRRHLDRASAVVLTEAPGPQAYGWSQGRAHDIIVPLKATRSAAWPPLPQPSPARTLTRAQMQTPGASSVLLAALYGDLRRQDAVLARHVPDLLGRLGSPPWWFIRFRDPDQHLRLRIALPDPDGFADAARTVSAWADELRTAGLLADLRYPTSYREMGRWGSGLAWDAAEEVFRADSHAVITQLSQLRRPQQRTLVAAHSFAITSAFLGSPQAGARWLIDHIPHRAPESIPRPQFTEAVRLADPHDDWAALRAVPGGEAIVTGWADRTAALAAYREHLPGPDTEGIALNDVLTSLLHTHFVRHVAVNFPEEETCLHLARAAALAFNARPGRTR; from the coding sequence CTGACGTGGGTGCGCGCGGTGTGGAGCGATCCCGCTCTGGCCGAGGCCGTGCGGCACGCCAGCCCGGACCTGGCTGCCAAGGTCGAGGCCCTGTGCGCGTCCCGGGCTCCCTCGGGGCGGGACGTGCGGCGCACCGGCCTCTCCTTGGCCCGCTACCTACTGAGGGCCGGGCACCGGGCCACGCCGTTCGGCCTGTTCGCCGGCGTCACCACCGCCACCTTCGGCGATCGGACGGATGCCGTCTGGGGCGCGGACCATGTGGTCGTCGCGCGGGCCGGCGCCGAGTGGCTGTCCCGGCTGGTTGAGCAACTGGAGAAGAGCGGGGAGCTGCTGCCGCTGCTGTCCGTCGTTGTGAACGGCACGGCGTTCGTACGGGACGGCCACCTGATCGTCCCGTACCAGGACGACGGCCGGCGGGCGGTGGAGGCGTCGATCGAGCTGTCCGCCCCGGTGCGCAGTGTCCTTGCCGCAGCGGGAACACCGATCCGGTTCGAGGACCTGGCCGAGAAGCTAGGCGCGGAGTTTCCCGGCGTGGTGCCCGAGCGGGTCCACGGGCTGCTGGCAGGGCTGATCCGGCGACGCGTGCTGATCACGAACCTCCAGGCGCCGGCCACCGAGACCGATGCCCTCGGCTGCGTCCTCGCCCAGCTCGACGCGGCTGGGGCCAGCGGCCTCGCCCCGCTTGCCGGGACGGTTAGAGACCTCCGCGCCGTCCACGCGGCGCTGGCGAAGTGCGCCTCGGCGGATGACCGGGAGGCGGTGGCTGCCCGGATGCGGCGGCTGGTGCCGGGCCTTCGCCGCCACCCGCTGGCGCTCGACCTCCGCCTCGACGCATGCCTCCGGCTCACCGACGAAGTGGCGCGCGAGGTCGAGCGGGCCGCCACTGTCCTTACCCGGCTCAGCGCCCGGCCGTACGGGGGGCGCGGGCTGGGTGAGTACCACCAGCGGTTCTACGAGCGGTACGGCATCGGCACGATGGTGCCCCTCCTCGATGTCGTCGCCGACAGCGGCATCGGCTACCCCGACGGCTACCCCGGGGCCCCGGCCGGCGCCCGCCGACGGCGGATCTCCCCTCGCGACGACGTCCTGGTCCGCCTCGCCCAGGCCGCCGCGCTCGACGGGCACGACGAGGTGGTGCTCACCGACGAGATAGTGGACGCCCTGGACGTGGGGCCGAAGGACCCGCGGGTGCCGCCGCACCTGGAGATCGGCGTACGGCTGCACGCGACGAGCGTCGAAGAGGTACAGCGCGGTCGGTTCACCGTGGAGGTCACGAGCGTGTCCCGTGGCGCGGGGGTGAGCACCGGCCGCTTCACCAGCGTCCTGGATTCCGCTGCGCGTAAGGCGCTGGTCAGGGAGCTGGCCGACCTGCCCACCGCCGATTTCGGCACCGACCCCGCCCAGCTTTCCTTCCCCCCGCTCCTTGCCGACGCCGCGCACGTCACCCGGACCCCCCGCGTCCTGCCGCTGCTGATCAGTCTGCAAGAGCACCGGCCGCCCGCCCCGGACGTGCTCACTCCGGCCGATCTCGCGGTGGCCTGCGACGGCCGTCGGATGTACCTGGCCGCCCCGGCTCTCGGCCGTCGCATCGAGGCCGTGGGCATGCACGCGCTCAACCTCACCGAGCACACCCCGCCGCTGGCCCGGCTGCTCACCGAGCTCTCGCGCGGCCAGTGCGCCCAGGTGACCATCTTCGACTGGGGCGTCACCGCGACAGCGCCGTTCCTCCCGCGCCTGCGCTACGGCCGCATCGTGCTCTCCCCGGCTCGGTGGCGGCTGGAAGCGGCCGACCTGCCCGGCCGGGACTGTCCCACAGCGGAATGGAACCTGGCGCTCGGTGAGTGGCGCAGCCGCCGACGCCTGCCGCAGCACGTGCAGCTCGTCCAAGGCGACCGGCTTTTCCCCCTCGACCTCGCACAGGCCGCCCACCGCAGTCTGCTGCGCCGGCACCTCGACCGCGCCTCGGCCGTGGTGCTCACCGAAGCGCCAGGGCCGCAGGCGTACGGCTGGAGCCAGGGCCGGGCCCACGACATCATCGTCCCCCTCAAGGCGACCCGGTCCGCCGCGTGGCCGCCGCTGCCCCAGCCCAGCCCGGCCCGCACCCTCACGCGGGCGCAGATGCAGACGCCGGGCGCGTCCTCGGTGCTGCTGGCCGCCCTGTACGGGGACCTGCGCCGTCAGGACGCCGTGCTGGCCCGGCACGTCCCCGACCTCCTTGGCCGGCTCGGCTCTCCGCCGTGGTGGTTCATCCGCTTCCGCGACCCCGACCAGCATCTTCGCCTGCGCATCGCCCTGCCGGACCCGGATGGCTTCGCGGACGCCGCCCGTACGGTGAGCGCGTGGGCCGACGAGCTGCGCACGGCCGGGCTTCTGGCGGATCTGCGGTACCCCACTTCTTACCGGGAGATGGGCCGCTGGGGCTCCGGGCTCGCGTGGGATGCCGCCGAGGAGGTGTTCCGGGCGGACTCACATGCCGTCATCACCCAGCTCTCCCAGCTCCGGCGCCCGCAGCAGCGCACGCTGGTGGCCGCCCACAGCTTCGCGATCACCTCGGCGTTCCTCGGCAGCCCGCAGGCCGGCGCGCGCTGGCTGATCGACCACATCCCGCACCGGGCGCCGGAGTCGATCCCAAGGCCGCAGTTCACCGAGGCCGTCCGCCTGGCCGACCCGCACGACGACTGGGCCGCGCTCCGGGCGGTCCCTGGCGGCGAGGCGATCGTGACGGGCTGGGCCGACCGTACCGCCGCGCTTGCCGCCTACCGCGAGCACCTGCCGGGCCCGGACACCGAGGGCATCGCCCTGAACGACGTCCTGACCTCCTTGCTGCACACCCATTTCGTGCGGCACGTCGCGGTCAACTTCCCCGAGGAGGAGACCTGTCTCCACCTCGCCCGCGCCGCCGCCCTGGCCTTCAACGCCCGCCCCGGGAGGACACGGTGA
- the fxlM gene encoding methyltransferase, FxLD system, translated as MPVDHWQQHQITFPDRQTARAAIADRLSPILREAEATRQLSGWWFMNKQPWPLRYLAERPAPAVTALLDDLVADGIASSWTSGIYEPETDAFGGRPAMAAAHGLFHEDSRHLLAYQPGPGHLGRAEMAVLLLSSMMRAANLDWFEQGDVWSKAAALRPGTDAPLPGLSKSLLPAMRKLMTTEARSLGRAGGPLDGHTQWIAAFERAGAALAHLAAQGELTRGLRAVITHHVIFHANRAGLPAADQHALFHIAREVVMGSSDNTASAAANDSAAASVSAVNTDTLATPDADAERLRNALVDQIKAEGHARTPEVENALRTVPRHRFVPDAPLTDAYANAPVNIKYDTDGTSISCASQPSVVALMLDQLQAQPGERILELGAGTGYNAALIAHLVGPDGHVTTIDVDDDLVEGARAHLADTGFTNVQALTRDGALGHAEGAPYDRIIATVGAHGIPTAWLEQLAPGGRLVIPQRLKGSVSRSIVYQEHDGRWVSSGSHMNTFMPLRRGIADDDRRVIPLSTQSTVRLQAPAGQQIDADSLAGVLEQPRTEQWTGMKVRAMESPEWMELFVSCSLPSGLIRMLFPQTAKGTVLTEDPYPSSTAAVEKGALTYLTRRLLDEKTPEGGKLWEFGVVGHGPGSEDLASQVADAIRTWDREYRGREAAFELLPLDAPPIDQRPGTFVLDTPFNRVLVTWQ; from the coding sequence ATGCCCGTCGACCACTGGCAGCAGCACCAAATCACCTTCCCCGACCGGCAGACGGCGCGCGCCGCCATCGCCGACCGTCTCTCCCCCATCCTGCGCGAGGCGGAAGCCACCCGGCAGCTCAGCGGCTGGTGGTTCATGAACAAGCAGCCCTGGCCGCTGCGGTACCTGGCCGAACGCCCTGCCCCGGCCGTAACGGCGCTGCTGGACGACCTGGTCGCGGACGGCATCGCGTCCTCCTGGACGAGTGGGATCTACGAGCCGGAGACCGACGCCTTCGGTGGCCGGCCTGCCATGGCGGCCGCGCACGGCCTCTTCCACGAGGACAGCCGACACCTCCTCGCCTACCAGCCGGGCCCCGGTCACCTGGGCCGTGCGGAGATGGCCGTCCTGCTGCTGAGCAGCATGATGCGCGCCGCGAACCTCGACTGGTTCGAGCAGGGCGACGTGTGGAGCAAGGCCGCCGCCCTGCGCCCCGGCACCGACGCCCCGTTACCCGGCCTGTCCAAGAGTCTTCTGCCGGCGATGCGGAAGCTGATGACCACCGAGGCGCGCAGCCTGGGCCGGGCGGGCGGGCCGTTGGACGGCCACACGCAGTGGATCGCCGCGTTCGAACGGGCGGGTGCGGCCCTCGCCCACCTCGCCGCGCAGGGTGAACTGACCCGCGGTCTGCGTGCCGTCATCACCCACCACGTGATCTTCCACGCCAACCGTGCCGGCCTGCCTGCCGCAGACCAGCACGCCCTGTTCCACATCGCACGAGAGGTAGTCATGGGATCGAGTGACAACACCGCGTCCGCAGCGGCGAACGACTCCGCCGCCGCTAGCGTCAGCGCGGTGAACACCGACACGCTCGCCACACCCGACGCCGACGCCGAACGTCTGCGTAACGCCCTGGTCGACCAGATCAAGGCCGAAGGCCACGCCCGCACCCCCGAGGTCGAAAACGCCCTGCGCACGGTCCCAAGGCACCGGTTCGTCCCCGACGCGCCGCTCACCGACGCCTACGCCAACGCGCCGGTGAACATCAAGTACGACACCGACGGCACGTCGATCTCCTGCGCCTCCCAGCCCAGCGTCGTCGCCCTCATGCTCGACCAGCTCCAGGCCCAGCCCGGCGAGCGCATCCTCGAACTCGGCGCCGGCACCGGCTACAACGCCGCCCTCATCGCACATCTCGTCGGCCCCGACGGACACGTCACCACCATCGACGTCGACGACGACCTCGTCGAAGGCGCCCGCGCCCACCTCGCCGACACCGGCTTCACCAACGTCCAAGCCCTCACCCGCGACGGCGCCCTCGGCCACGCCGAAGGCGCACCCTACGACCGGATCATCGCCACCGTCGGCGCACACGGCATCCCCACCGCCTGGCTCGAACAGCTCGCCCCCGGCGGCCGGCTCGTCATCCCCCAGCGCCTCAAGGGCAGCGTCTCGCGCTCCATCGTCTACCAAGAGCACGACGGCCGCTGGGTCTCGTCCGGCTCGCACATGAACACCTTCATGCCGCTGCGACGCGGCATCGCCGACGACGACCGCCGCGTCATCCCTCTCTCCACACAGAGCACCGTGCGCCTCCAGGCCCCCGCCGGACAGCAGATCGACGCCGACTCCCTGGCCGGCGTCCTGGAACAGCCGCGGACCGAGCAGTGGACCGGGATGAAGGTCCGCGCCATGGAGAGCCCGGAGTGGATGGAGCTCTTCGTCTCCTGCTCCCTGCCCTCCGGCCTGATCCGCATGCTGTTCCCCCAGACCGCCAAGGGCACCGTGCTCACCGAGGACCCCTACCCCTCCTCCACGGCCGCCGTGGAAAAGGGCGCGCTCACCTACCTCACCCGGCGCCTGCTGGACGAGAAGACCCCCGAGGGCGGCAAGCTCTGGGAGTTCGGCGTCGTCGGCCACGGCCCCGGCAGCGAGGACCTCGCCTCCCAGGTCGCCGACGCCATCCGCACCTGGGACCGCGAGTACCGCGGCCGGGAAGCCGCCTTCGAGCTCCTGCCCCTCGACGCGCCCCCCATCGACCAGCGACCCGGCACGTTCGTCCTCGACACCCCGTTCAACCGCGTCCTCGTCACCTGGCAGTAG
- a CDS encoding JmjC domain-containing protein, whose protein sequence is MTAREDEHRRIASAVWTPFSSVVVPRWRPHGMSLTHLPSVIPEEEAVSLPLPSDPGARGPEQSVTLVAGDDFQRETDEAALARRYAARPRTRVMESIETRSDGWPSLISLRLAGMVRRRVVCSLYESHRQDTTMGRHQDHWDGVILQMRGTKRWQLWEDPSGQPREVLTQTGDVLLIPQGVEHDVSTPDYSAHLAFAITDQPLAGS, encoded by the coding sequence GTGACCGCGCGAGAAGACGAGCACCGCCGTATCGCCTCCGCCGTCTGGACGCCGTTCAGCTCGGTAGTGGTGCCGCGTTGGCGTCCCCATGGAATGTCGCTCACCCACCTCCCTTCGGTGATCCCGGAGGAGGAGGCGGTGTCGCTTCCGCTGCCCAGTGATCCCGGCGCGCGGGGGCCCGAACAGAGCGTCACTCTCGTGGCCGGCGACGACTTCCAGCGGGAGACCGATGAGGCGGCGCTCGCCCGGCGGTACGCGGCGCGGCCGCGTACGCGGGTCATGGAGAGCATCGAGACGCGATCGGACGGCTGGCCGTCACTGATCAGCCTACGGCTGGCCGGGATGGTGCGACGCCGTGTGGTCTGCTCGCTGTACGAGTCACATCGGCAGGACACCACGATGGGGCGGCACCAGGACCACTGGGACGGCGTGATCCTACAGATGCGCGGAACGAAGAGGTGGCAGCTGTGGGAGGACCCATCGGGCCAGCCCCGTGAGGTGCTCACCCAGACCGGCGACGTGCTGCTCATCCCCCAGGGTGTCGAGCACGATGTGTCCACCCCGGACTACTCGGCCCACCTCGCATTCGCCATCACCGACCAGCCCCTCGCGGGGAGCTGA
- a CDS encoding lanthionine synthetase C family protein — protein MNHATVLGLSAGIADRLAHPGTAPSTVSAETARQHLAHGPIGIALLHIERAAAGLGPWQRAHDWLAAAARQPFTSGADSHPFYGAPALAHVLACAAEGLPGAYERDLSLLDRQILNDVQRRLDAAHRRIDAGQLPALAEFDAIRGLTGFGGYLLRRDPAGPALRSVLDYCVRLTEPITHEGDTLPGWWTLTGPSGRPDDRFPGGHGNTGMAHGIGSVLALLALCARRGTTVSGHRQALRTILAWLDRWATTTSLNRTWPYWVTRDELRTGRLAPAGPRRPSWCYGTAGVARAQQLAALALGDAARRAVAESVLLDALTDPEQLGATTDSGLCHGFAGLAHLTVRAAADAAPETAHQLRAVLPDLLATLLPLGSTPEEAGAALVDGPAGAGLLDGATGIGLGLLAASGTAPPHTHWDAFLLVA, from the coding sequence GTGAACCACGCCACCGTCCTCGGCCTGTCCGCGGGCATCGCCGACCGCCTCGCCCACCCCGGCACCGCTCCCTCCACGGTGAGCGCGGAGACCGCCCGGCAGCACCTTGCTCACGGGCCGATCGGCATCGCCCTGCTGCATATCGAGCGGGCCGCAGCCGGCCTCGGGCCCTGGCAGCGCGCCCACGACTGGCTCGCGGCCGCCGCCCGCCAGCCGTTCACCAGCGGCGCCGACAGCCACCCCTTCTACGGCGCCCCCGCGCTCGCGCACGTCCTGGCATGCGCCGCCGAAGGACTCCCCGGCGCCTACGAACGCGACCTCTCCCTGCTGGACCGGCAGATCCTCAACGACGTCCAACGCCGGCTGGACGCCGCGCACCGCCGGATCGACGCCGGACAGCTCCCGGCGCTCGCCGAGTTCGACGCGATCCGCGGGCTGACCGGCTTCGGCGGCTATCTCCTCCGCCGGGACCCGGCGGGCCCGGCCCTGCGATCAGTCCTCGACTACTGCGTACGCCTGACCGAACCGATCACCCACGAAGGGGACACCCTGCCGGGGTGGTGGACGCTCACCGGGCCCTCCGGGCGGCCGGACGACCGTTTCCCCGGCGGCCACGGCAACACCGGCATGGCCCACGGCATCGGCTCCGTCCTGGCCCTGCTCGCGCTCTGCGCCCGCCGCGGCACCACGGTCAGCGGCCACCGCCAGGCCCTGCGCACTATCCTGGCCTGGCTCGACCGCTGGGCCACGACCACATCACTGAACCGGACCTGGCCGTACTGGGTCACCCGCGACGAGCTGCGCACCGGCCGGCTCGCGCCCGCCGGTCCCCGGCGCCCCTCGTGGTGCTACGGCACCGCCGGCGTGGCGCGCGCCCAGCAGCTCGCTGCCCTCGCGCTCGGCGATGCCGCCCGCCGAGCGGTCGCCGAGAGCGTGCTCCTGGACGCTCTCACCGACCCCGAGCAGCTGGGGGCCACCACGGACTCCGGCCTGTGCCACGGCTTCGCCGGACTCGCCCACCTCACCGTCCGTGCCGCCGCCGACGCCGCACCCGAGACCGCGCACCAGCTCCGCGCCGTTCTGCCCGACCTGCTGGCCACCCTGCTACCACTCGGCTCGACACCCGAGGAAGCCGGCGCGGCACTCGTCGATGGCCCCGCCGGCGCCGGGCTCCTCGACGGCGCCACCGGCATCGGGCTCGGCCTCCTCGCCGCTTCCGGTACCGCCCCGCCCCACACCCACTGGGACGCCTTCCTGCTCGTCGCCTGA
- a CDS encoding helix-turn-helix domain-containing protein, which produces MDETEPTPQQTGRPTPPTDAGLDLVPIPKGRRLTGQKRADFTKLVAEAYKTTSIRGICEKTGRSYGAIHRTLVRGNVTLRPRGAKPGTPSKT; this is translated from the coding sequence GTGGACGAAACCGAACCCACGCCCCAGCAGACGGGCAGACCCACCCCACCGACGGACGCCGGCCTCGACCTGGTCCCGATCCCGAAAGGCCGCCGGCTGACGGGCCAGAAACGGGCCGACTTCACCAAGCTGGTTGCCGAGGCTTACAAGACCACGTCCATCCGCGGCATCTGCGAGAAGACAGGCCGCTCCTACGGGGCGATCCACCGGACCCTCGTCAGGGGCAACGTCACCCTGCGCCCCAGGGGCGCCAAGCCCGGGACGCCCTCGAAGACGTGA
- a CDS encoding FxLD family lanthipeptide, which produces MTHNVTQSTTQVQEPVAQEDGFTLNVSLLEVSDAAGLTNLTDDNCGTTCGACVTNVA; this is translated from the coding sequence ATGACGCACAACGTCACGCAGAGCACCACCCAGGTCCAGGAGCCCGTGGCCCAGGAGGACGGGTTCACCTTGAACGTCAGCCTGCTGGAGGTCTCCGACGCCGCCGGGCTGACCAACCTGACCGACGACAACTGCGGTACCACCTGCGGCGCCTGCGTCACCAACGTCGCCTGA